From a single Couchioplanes caeruleus genomic region:
- a CDS encoding MarR family winged helix-turn-helix transcriptional regulator, with product MTEKPSGVADFAALVTSAAPGTAEDDGPGRLDRLAVLCRTANFARHHLEVIVLHDANLTWTSYEVLHLAVMHRPVDTGVVAALAHVSKGSVTRSATALIKRGLLRRSIPTKDRRRSLLAPTPTGWALNQQLRAQLITELNTLLDAESSADRHDIAALRRLITAHHR from the coding sequence ATGACCGAGAAGCCATCGGGTGTCGCCGACTTCGCCGCGCTGGTGACGTCGGCGGCACCGGGCACCGCAGAAGATGACGGGCCGGGGCGGCTGGATCGCCTCGCCGTGCTGTGCCGCACCGCGAACTTCGCCCGCCACCACCTCGAGGTCATCGTCCTCCACGACGCCAACCTGACCTGGACCAGCTACGAGGTGCTGCACCTGGCCGTCATGCACCGACCCGTCGACACCGGAGTCGTCGCCGCCCTGGCCCACGTCTCCAAAGGCTCCGTCACCCGCTCCGCGACCGCCCTCATCAAACGCGGGCTGCTACGCCGCAGCATCCCCACCAAGGACCGCCGCCGGTCCCTACTCGCGCCCACCCCCACCGGCTGGGCGCTCAACCAGCAACTACGCGCGCAACTCATCACCGAGCTGAACACCCTGCTCGACGCCGAATCCAGCGCCGACCGGCACGACATCGCCGCCCTGCGGCGACTCATCACCGCACACCACCGATGA
- a CDS encoding alpha/beta fold hydrolase has protein sequence MLSNTNPAATRDLQRSRTRHLLISVAVTLAFILAGFALATPAAHAQSAPAGRPGCARDDLAVTLTASRGASTYRLAGWLCRPARTTSTVQLLIPGLTYTHRYWTGPGIGTDYTAAAVAGGDAVYLIDRIGTGASDRPPADQVTATTEATVTHQVVRALRDGTLGRFTRVVGVGHSYGSVIAMAEAATYHDVDVLVLTGLLHDIRVDEMTRFITDLYPAAADPKFTGTTPPDGYLTTRPGSRPGYFLDPDTAVRGVAGWDEHTKTTATTGELTFTPDDELAYSRAITVPVLFVMGTTDALFCGTGQPCTTPADICQREHAAFPTSTALAAATIPRTGHSINLHRTAPLAFTAITTWLHQRGAPATPLVSSCR, from the coding sequence ATGCTGTCGAACACCAACCCGGCCGCTACCCGAGACCTGCAACGGTCTCGTACCCGGCACCTCCTGATCTCCGTCGCAGTGACTCTGGCGTTCATCCTGGCCGGCTTCGCGCTGGCTACGCCGGCTGCGCACGCGCAATCTGCACCCGCGGGGCGTCCGGGATGCGCCCGGGACGACCTGGCCGTCACGCTGACCGCCAGTCGTGGTGCGTCGACGTACCGGCTCGCCGGATGGCTGTGCCGGCCGGCCCGCACGACCAGCACCGTGCAGTTGCTGATCCCCGGCCTGACCTACACCCACCGCTACTGGACCGGCCCCGGAATTGGCACCGACTACACCGCAGCGGCAGTGGCCGGAGGTGACGCCGTCTACCTCATCGACCGCATCGGCACCGGCGCCAGTGACCGGCCACCCGCCGATCAGGTCACCGCCACCACCGAAGCAACCGTGACCCACCAGGTGGTGCGCGCGCTGCGCGACGGCACCCTCGGTCGGTTCACCCGGGTCGTCGGCGTCGGACACTCCTACGGCTCCGTCATCGCGATGGCCGAGGCCGCCACCTACCACGACGTCGACGTGCTCGTGCTCACCGGGCTGCTGCACGACATCCGCGTTGACGAGATGACCCGCTTCATCACCGACCTGTACCCGGCCGCCGCCGACCCGAAGTTCACCGGCACCACGCCGCCCGACGGCTACCTGACAACCCGGCCCGGCAGCCGGCCCGGGTACTTCCTCGACCCGGACACCGCCGTCCGCGGCGTCGCCGGGTGGGACGAGCACACCAAGACGACCGCCACGACCGGCGAGCTCACCTTCACCCCGGACGACGAGCTGGCCTATAGCCGCGCCATCACGGTGCCCGTCCTGTTCGTCATGGGCACCACCGACGCCCTGTTCTGCGGCACCGGCCAGCCCTGCACCACACCGGCCGACATCTGCCAACGCGAACATGCCGCCTTCCCGACCAGCACCGCCCTGGCCGCGGCGACCATCCCTCGGACCGGCCATTCGATCAACCTGCACCGCACGGCACCGCTGGCGTTCACGGCCATCACCACCTGGCTGCACCAGCGCGGCGCACCGGCCACGCCGCTGGTGTCGTCCTGCCGGTAA